A genomic window from Ischnura elegans chromosome 10, ioIscEleg1.1, whole genome shotgun sequence includes:
- the LOC124166377 gene encoding probable E3 ubiquitin-protein ligase sinah produces the protein MSFQAGYFISREIEEILLCPVCRTSVMPPPRMCRRGHIICRPCFRRLARCPVCRGSLSKRRNHAITMITALARLPCSFAIYGCPECPMRAKIRKWHETYCLHRPLGCAISTCLWEETIPGLRNLADKNPLTALEIHLRRSHSSQITILDCNAVSVYLTQNQDFKTSIKIQRYVLQLDGEMFLAALETRCKNGGMLRVGVARLARPIRPDSAFRSSIVVNGGECEVNYKLPVISYMLIWPGHVNMTLNKPYMCSMLLKHLQRYSLPDGRLFIRLSVHHNETD, from the exons ATGAGTTTTCAG GCTGGCTACTTTATTAGCAGAGAGATAGAGGAGATTCTCCTATGTCCCGTGTGCAGGACTAGCGTGATGCCACCGCCCAGGATGTGTCGCAGGGGCCACATCATATGCCGCCCATGTTTCCGCCGCCTAGCCCGGTGCCCCGTCTGTAGGGGAAGCCTGAGCAAACGGAGAAACCACGCCATCACCATGATCACTGCACTCGCTAGGCTGCCTTGCTCTTTCGCCATTTACGGGTGTCCAGAATGTCCCATGAGGGCCAAGATCCGAAAATGGCACGAGACCTACTGCTTACATCGCCCGCTCGGATGTGCCATCTCCACTTGCCTCTGGGAGGAGACAATCCCAGGCTTAAGAAATTTGGCGGACAAAAATCCTCTCACGGCCCTGGAGATACATCTGAGACGGTCTCACTCTTCGCAGATCACCATCTTGGACTGCAACGCTGTCTCGGTTTATCTAACGCAGAATCAAGACTTCAAGACCTCCATCAAAATACAGCGCTACGTGCTGCAACTGGACGGAGAAATGTTTCTGGCTGCACTGGAAACGCGGTGCAAGAATGGTGGGATGTTGAGAGTTGGGGTGGCTAGGTTGGCCAGACCAATTAGGCCAGACTCTGCTTTTCGGAGCTCGATTGTGGTGAACGGAGGGGAATGCGAAGTTAATTACAAGTTACCTGTAATATCGTACATGCTAATCTGGCCAGGGCATGTTAACATGACGCTCAACAAACCTTACATGTGCAGCATGTTGCTGAAGCATTTGCAGAGATACAGTCTGCCGGATGGTAGGTTGTTCATCAGACTTTCTGTGCATCACAACGAAACTGATTAG